The genomic DNA CAGGGACGCGCCCTTGACCGCGATGGGGAGGGTCGCGGAGGCGGTTTCGGCTGTGGCGGGGAGCATCGAGACGACACCCGTGGAGGTGAGGACGCTCGCACCGAGCAGGGCGGCGGCGATGTAACGGTTCTTGCGTATGCCAAGGGAGAGGCGCATGGGAGAGAGACTCTTTCGCGAGGGAACGGGGAAGCGCGGGTGCCACACAGATGGGCACAGGCGGATACGCGCTCACAGAGAGAGAGGAGTGCCGGCGATCCCGGGCACTACGCGAGGCGCGTTGGGGGGCGCCGCGTTCGAGCGCGGCAAGGAAGTCTTAGCGGGCCGATACGGATGAGGCGGGTACCAGCGGGAAGGGAGCACAGCGTCCCATGAGTGATGTCCTCTCCATCTCGTCTACCGGGTTAGCTGACGGATTCGGGCGGTGGAGTTGCCCTACCGCCGCATGGTCGCGGCGGATTCACCCCAAGAAGTGGGTCCCCGGTTCCCCTGGCCGTGGCGGCTTCCGGGATTCGACGTCGGCCGGCCGCTCCTTCTGCTGAAGGGCAGGTCGCCAACCGAACACAAATAGGACACTAGCGCCCATTCGAGGACAAAGCAAAACAAAACCCATGGCAGACCCAGAAGATCTACCTTTATCGGCCAAGAAAGCCCTATTAGCCGTCACTTGACCTTCCGACCGGCGTGTCGGATCGGCCGCGACCGTCGGAGGGACCAATGGTCGGCATCCGCCGATCAAGCCTCTGACCTGGGCATTCTTCCCGAGAATAGTCAAAGGAGGGATGATTCGACGAATATTTCCACGATCGATATGAGGACCACGGAGATCGGTGCACCGACTCCTGGGTCAACGGTTCTTTTTACCTCCTCACCGGCCCATCGATCAGCCGAATGACGCATCAGCCGGTTGATCCAGGCTTTTGAGAAGATCCACAAGCGCCGGAGGGGCCCCGTGCAAAGCCACGGTCATGGAGGTCCGCTCCCGCCCCGAGCCCCGCCACGCCCCCTCGTCCCGACCCCGCTGCGTCCCCCTCGGCTCGACCCCGCCACACTCCCTCGTCCCGGCCATGCCACGCCCCCTCGCCTCGGCCCCGCCGCAGCCCGGTTCCCGCCGTGGCCCCGTCCGGCGCCCTGGACCCCTGCCGAGTCCGCGGACCCCGCACGGTCTCCCTCGCCCGACACCCGGAACGGCCCTCAGGACACCGCGTGGGCGGTCAGTCCCACCAGAACGACCAGGCGTTCCTGCCTCTGATCTGCTCCGCGTAGTCGACCAGCGTCCCCGCGCTGTAGATGACGCTGTCGGGGCAGAACGTCCAGTGCTCGGCGGCGACGTGCAGGGCGTGTTCCGGGGTGACCGGAGGTGCGGCGACGCTCAGGTCCAGGGTGTTGAAGCCCATGCCGACCACCCGCACGCCGAACCTGTCCTCCCAGCTCCGCACCACGGCCGCGAGCGGGACCATCCACTCGTTGTGGTTCAGTGCGCCCTGCCAGCCCATGACGGCCAGCGCGTCCGCCCCTCGCTCCGCCGCGACCAGCCCGAGCGGGGTCCTGCGCTCGGCGACCATCCCGGCGTACCAGTCGGCGACCACCCCGGGATCGGCGGCGAGTTCGCCGGACGGAGCCGGACCGGGACACCGGGGGCCGAACGGGTCCAGCAGCTCCAGCTGATCGGCATGGACCTTCTCCGTCCAGTCGGCCCACACCTCGGCCATGAACGCGGCAGGATGGTAGTTGTCGATCTCGGCGACCGCGTCCGGAGCGATCTGCCCCGCCGACCACGGCTGGACGGAGTCCTCAAGCAGCACCGGCCACAGGCCCGAACGCCTGTGCTCGCCCCGCAGCTCGGTCCAGAGCTCACCGGCGACCGCCTCGTCGCTCAGCCAGAACGCCGGACGGTGGCCGGCCGTCGGCCCCGCGTAATCGGGATCGGGCCACACCACGTCTCCGGGCGGCAACGCGGTCGTAAGCGTGCGCCCCTCACCGCCGTCGGGGAACAGCAGGCCCAGCACCGGCGGAAGTTGCCCGCGCTCACAATCGCCCATCCCTACCGATCCGATCCTGACCACGGACCAATTTTGGCGTGTCGGCGCCCCGAGCGACAGTTAGCCCCCGAGACCAGGCGGAAATCGACGGTATCCGGCCGGACGGGTAAGGCGGTCACCTCGTCGCCGACGGCAGGGAGATCCTCAGGATCGTTTCCGGCCGGTCCCGCCTCAGGGCTCCGACGGTCTTCTGTACGGCGAGCAACCGGTTCAGATCGGCCTGGAAGATCGGTTCTGCGGCCTTGGCGAACGCCTTGACCTGTGGCACCGACCCTTTGTCGATCTCTTTCCTGGTCGCGACCAGGGCCGTGCGGTGACTGTAGATCATCCACTTGGTCCAGGCCCTGTCGAACTCCGCGCCGGACAGGGCGGCCAACTCCTTGGACTTGGCCTGCTGGCGCGCCGTGGGCTGCGTGGGCAGGGTCGCCTTCAGGCGTTGTGCGACCTGTTGGAGCCCGCTGTCGAGCTTGGTGTGGTCGGCGGCGAGAAGGGCCCCGGCCGAGCGGACCTCCTTCGACTTCCCTTTGCTCTGCGCGGACCTGCCCGCGGCGATCTCGGCGAGGTTGCTCTGGTGCGCCTGGATCAGGTATTTCATGTCCTGCTCCGCCACCCGGTGTCCGTCCGAGGAGGTCGACGTCGGCTTCGGCGCGGGTGTCGGGGCCGTGGCCGACACCGGCGAGCCGCTCATCAACGCCAGCGCGGCGACAGAGGCCGCCGTGATCGCCGCTGGTGGAGTGGGTGGTGTCATCGCTGCCTCCTGGAACGCGTCGGGCGGATTTTCCGCCGCCACTTACGCCCTTCCCGGCCCGGAAGGTTCCATGTGGACAAAAACCCACAAGAGCCCCAAACACCTCAATCGCATTACATTACCCACCAGTCCCCCTTCCGACCCAGCAAACGGACCAGACCGGCCCGTACCCGGCTTCCGGCCCGGCAGGCGGACCAGGTCGGCCCGTGCCCGGCGCGGCGATCGCACCCGGACGGGGCGGCGGCGGTGATCCGGGCATCGCATCGGTCGAGGCGTCTCGGCACCCGGACACACGGCGGCGGTGTGGCGATCACTACTCGCCACACCGCCCCGCACCGGACTACGGCCTGCCCGGCATGTCCCCTCTACCTGGCATGTCGGATCTCCCCGGCATGTCAGGTCTGCCTGGCATATCGCCTCGGCCAGGCATATCAGATCTACCTGACATGTCGCCCCGACCAGGCATGCTGTCATGGCCTCCTGGCAGCTTGGGCATCTTCCGGGCGGCCAGCGCCATCGCCGCCAGACCGAGCAGCAGGATGACGAGGCCGGTGATGACGTTGTTCCAGATCGTCGCCCTCGTCGCCGAGCCCGTGAGCCAGGGAGCCAGGATGGTCCAGATCCCGATGATCGGCACGATCCAGCTCAGCCCGTAGGTCCGACCGTAGGCCGAAGCGAACCCCGTGGCCAGAGCGGCAAGCGCCACACCGGTGACCAGGTTGCTCACAGAGAGCCTGGACAGGCCGTTGAAGCCGACCACCCAGGGAGAGATCGCCAGGTACAGCCCCGCGAGCATGGTGAGCCCTTCGGTCACCTGGGCCGGCCTGCTGGAGCCCGCCCGCTCGTACCTCTCTCGCATCTCGATGAGATCAGGATGGTGTTCTAGGCTTGCGGGTCTGCTCATGACCCATGCCCCCTTCCGACATACGTACGGAATGGATTTATACCCATATACCCGACACAAGCCGACAAATAGTGCACAGCACTATAAATCTCACCATTCCGGAGATTCTTTCCCTGCTTGGGCTACGCCTCGCGTCCTGCCGACCCGCTGCAGATCGCGGGGGCTTCTCCTCTCCCCGGTCGTCCTTCGCCTACCCCGGCGGCGAGTCGGTGCTGGGGCGAGGACGGGGTCAAAGGCGCGGACCGGACGCCCCCGGTGGGAACGTCCGCCGGCTGCCGATCTAGATTACCTCCGTGATCGAACACCGGTTTGAAGTCATCTGCGAGGTCGAGCCGCCGACCCGGCCCGACCTGAAGCACGTCCGGCACCAGATCGGAACACTGGCCAAGGTCTCCGACGCCTTCCTGATCCCCGACAACCACATCGGCCGGGCCACCGTCTCCAGCGTCGCCGTGGCACACGAGGTCGAGGCGATGGGAGGCCGGAGCATCGCCTGTCTCAACTCCCGCGACCGCAACCTGCTGGGCTTCCGCCGAGACCTGCTGACCGCCGCCGCCTACGGGGTCGACCAGTTCCTGTTCGTCTACGGCGACAAACCCACCTCCGGTGGGCGGACCGGCGAACTGAACGTGCGTGCGATGATCGAGGAGGTCCGCGCCACCGCGCGGGATGCCGCGTTCGCCGGGACCCGGCCGTTCCGGGTCGGCACGGCGGCGGCTCTGCGTCCGCTGCCCACCTGGAAACGGGCGGCGGACTTCGTCTTCGTCCAGGTCAGCTTCTCCACGGAGGCCCTGCTGCGGTGGCGTGAGGCCACCCCGCTGGACGCGCCGGTGTACGCCGGGGTGATGGTCCTCGCCAGCGAGGCCCACGCCCGCCGACTCGCCGCGGCCATCCCGGACATCGACATCCCCCGGGACCTGGTGGAAAAGGTGCGCGGAGACCGGAACGCCGGGGTCGAGGCCGCCTGCGAGCAGGTGCTGCGGATCAAGGAGTCCGGGGCCTTCGCCGGGGTCCACCTCATCCCGGTGGCCCGTTACCGCGAGGTGGCGGCGCGGCTGGAGTCCATGCTCGGCTGACCGGGCGGGCGAAGCGTCATTGGCCGTTTTGTTGCCGCTCAGGCCTCTGATACGTCGGCATTGAGCCGGACCCCGAGGGCGGCGAACAGCTCCAACTGGTCGAAGTAGAACTGGTGGGTGACGATGAGGTCACCGTCCATGTTGGTCGTGCTGCACCCGCGCACCGTGATGCCTCGGCCGGTCGCATCGAGTGTGCCGCCGCCGGGCACGAGGAAAGGGCCAAGGTGGGTGCCGGTCAGCGTCCATTCGAGCATTGTCACGCCACCAGTGGTGATCTTTCTCCAGAGCGTGGCACGTACGTCCGGAAAGCCGTCGAACAGGTGCTCGTAGTAGGCGGCGATCTGCTCGTGGCCCTCGGCGATGCCTCCTGGGGCCACGAAGACGGCCTGCGGGCTGTAGAACCGTACTATCTCTTCCAATGTGTGATCGTTGATGGCGTCGGTCAGCGCATCACCAGTCTGGCTGCCCTCTGACATCGCCCCTCCTTTGTCCAGATATTCAGATATTCAGATAAGGGCGACGCTATCGAATCACCGGCGCTGACCTCGGCATCCGGCCGACAGACACGCTCATCCGTTCGGGCTGTCGGCTCAGTGGGACCGCTCGAATGCCGACCAGGAGACAGGTCCGGCTCCGGCGGCCGGGCGAGCCGGTCGGAGTCAGCGAAACGCCCGCCGGCTGTGCGCGAGCAGCTCGCGCACCGCGGGGCCGTACGTGCTCTTCCAGACCAGGGCGAGCAGGGCGGGTGTTTCGACGTCGTCGATGACGCGGGCGGTGAGCCGGTCACGGTGGCTCGCGGCCATCGAGTCGCTGAGGACGGCGACGGCGAGCCCGCGGGCGGCGAGGTCGGCGACGGCATCCGCGGCGCTGGCCTGAAACGCGATCACCGGTTGCAGGCCCTGGGCCGCGCAGGCCTGGTCGAACACCGTGCGCAGGCCGGTGCCGGGCGGCATGCACACGATCGGGTAGGCCACCAGGTCACGCAGGGTGACCCGGGGCCGCTCCGCCAGGGGGTGCCCGGCCGGGACCGCCGCGACGAGCCGTTCGCTGATGATCGTCAGTGCGCCCAGCCCTGCGGGGGTGGCGGTCGCGGTCCCGATGAGCGCCAGGTCGATCGTGCCGCCGCGCACCCCTTCGACGAGCCGGTCGGAGTTGTCCTCCACCAGTGAGATCTCCACACCGGGATGGGCCCGGTGGAACGCGGCCAGGGCGTCGAACAGCGGTGTGACGGTGCAGCCGATGACCATCCCGACGGTGAGCCGGCCCCGGATCAGGTCGGTCACCTCGCCCACCGCCTGGCTGACCGCTCCGGCGGCGGCGAGCGCGGCGCGGGCGTGTTCGAGCGCGGCCTTTCCCGCGACGGTGAGGGTGGCGGCGCGCGCCGACCGGTCGAACAGCTCGGCACCGAGCTCGCGTTCCAGCTGGCGGATCTGGGCGCTGACGCCGGACTGGCTGATGTGCACCCGCTCGGCCGCCCGGGTGAAGTTCTGCTCCTCGGCCACCGCGACGAAGTATTCCAGCTGCCTCAGGTCCATGACTGGAAATTCTAGCTCCTATCAGATCCATCTGTTGGACTTCTGAATGATGGTCGGCCACGCTGGAACGCATCGAAGCCCGACGACCGGAGGAATCCATGCCGGAGTACGAGAAGGCCATGCGGCCCGAAGACATCACCCGCCTGTTCGTCGAACGGTCCAACGCCGGCGACGCGGCCGGCGTCGCCGCCCTCTACGAGCAGGACGCGGTGCTGGCCTACCCGCCGGGTGGCCAGACGGTGGGCCGGGAGGCGATCCGCGTGCTCTGGGAGAAGGTGCTGGCCAACCGTCCCCGCTTCGAGCAGGAACAACCGCTGCCCACGCTGGTGAGCGGCGACATCGCCCTCACCTCGACCCCGCCCAAGGACGGGACCGGTGCCCGCGCGCAGGTCGTCCGGCGCCAGCCCGACGGAAGCTGGCTCCGCCTGCTCGACCAGCCCGAGTTCGTTCCCCCCGCCCCCTGAACCGTCCGCGACCGCCGCGATCGGCCGCCGCCGGCGGCGGTCCGCCTGCACACCTCCATGCCGCTCGGGCAGCCCGTCGCAACCGGCCGGCGCGGCACCACTCACCTGTCGACGCGGCGATGCCGCCGGCAGCCGATACCAGGAGCACGACTTTGGCGACCTTCGTTTTCATTCCCGGCATGTGCCACGGTGGCTGGACCTACGAGCCGCTCACCGAACAGCTCCGGGCCCACGGTCACCGGGTGTACCCGCTGACGTTGACCGGGCTCAGCGAGCGCGGCCATCTGCTGAACGCGGGAGTGAACCTCGAAACGCATGTCCAGGATGTGGTCGGTGTGCTGGTGGCCGAAGAGATCGAGGACGCGGTGCTGGTCGGCCACAGCTACGGGGGGATGGTGATCACCGGGACCGCGGACCGGGTGCCGGAACGGGTGGCCTCCCTGGTCTACCTGGACTCCGTCGTGCCGCAGCACGGCGACTCCTTCTGGACCCTGGTCTCCGACCAGGAACGGAAATGGTTCATGGACGTGACGGAGACCGGCCATTCGGTGCGGCCGCTGCCGTTCTTCGACTCCCGTGCCACGCCCCATCCGCTCGCCTCGCTGCTCCAGCCGATCCGGCTCACCGGCGACCTCGCGAGGTTCCGGAGCAGGGACTACGTGTACGCGGCGGGGTGGGACGGCGAGTCGCCGTTCACCTCCATCTACCAGCGGTTGCGCGACGACCCGCAGTGGACGGCACACGCACTGGACAGCAGGCACAACCTCATGCGGGACGCGCCGGACGACCTGCTGAAGATCCTCCTTGGGATCGTCCAACCCGGCTGACACCGCCCCGGTGGACCGCGGTGCTCAACTCTCGCGCAGGGTGTAGCGGCCCGGCGTGCAGCCGTACTCCTTCGTGAAGGCCGTGATGAACGCCGACGGGCTGGAGTACCCGACACGGCGGGCCACCTCGGCCACCGGCTGGGTCTCCAGCAGCACCCTGGACGTGCTGAGCCGCAGCTTGGTCCGCAGCCGTGAGTACGGCATGCCGAACTCCCGCTCGAAGTCGCGTTGCAGCGTCTTGACGCTGACGTGCAGGCGCTCGGCCCACTCGTCGAGGCGGGCCGCGTCACCGGGATCGTGCGAGAGCTCACGCGCCACGGTCAGCGCGACCCCGGTCCCGGTGGCGTGATGGCCGACGAACTCGGCGGTCGTCGCCCCCAGCCCCGCCATGATGCGGCCGCGGGCGGCCAGCGCCTCGGACTCCTCCTGGGCGGGGCGCGCGATGGCCTGGATCAGCCGCGCCGCCTCCTGGTCGACCGAGACCGCACCGGCCCGCAGCCCGCCGAGGGCCGAGGGCACCTCGCGCAGGCAGAGCCGGTAAACGGTCTGCCGGTCGGCCGCGCGCACCTCGTGGGTGACCGCGCGGTGCACCCAGAACGCCTCCCGGTGGCCCACGAACTGCGTCCGCGCGCCGTACCTGATCGACAGCATCCCGTCGGGAGACCAGTAGAGCTGGTGCAGGAAGTCCTGGCGGCTCTCGCCGAACTCCAGCACGGCCGCCGAACGATACTTGAGCGCGAGGATGCCGTCGGGGCGGCCGAGCCCGTAGCCGTACTCCTCGCACCAGACCGGATCCGACCCGGTGGGCTCGGTGACCGTCACGGATTGGCGTCTCGGCGACATCAGATGGCCTCCCAGCAGCATCAGAAGAAACTTTGGTAAGGGTAACCTAAGTTTGTCTCGTCCCTGCTGGAGGAACACTTCTCATGCACAACGCCCAGCTCCGGCACGCCGCCGGAGCCATAGTCCTCGCGCTCGCCCTGGTGACCGGCTGCGGCGCGGCCGCGTCCGACGAGCCGCCGGCCCAGGCCGCCGCGACCCGCGTCTTCGCCGCGGACAACGGCCAGGTCACCATCCCCGCCGACCCCAAGCGGGTGGTCGCCACAGGGTATGCGGTGCCCGTGCTCATCGAGGCCGACGCCGCGCTGGTCGGCATCTCCACGTGGAAGCGCGGGCTGCCGCTGATGGCGGAGGAGGACCGGGCGACGTACGACCGCCTGGAGAAGGTCGCGGGCGAAGCGGCGGCGGAGACCAATTACGAGGCCATCGCCAAGGTCAAGCCGGACCTCATCGTCATCGGGGTCCCGCAGCCGGTCCTGGCCGACGTCGACATGGAGCGGCTGAAGTCCATCGCGCCCGTCGTCGCGATCGGCCCGACCATACCGTCCGCATGGCGCGAGCTCTCGCAGCGCCAGTCCGACGCCGCGGGCCGGGCCACGAGTTTCGGCCAGGCCAAGGCCGTGTACGAGAAGAAGGCCGCCGAACTGGCCACCAAGTACGAGGACGCGCTGGCGGGTACGGAGTTCGGCCACGTCGGCGCGTACGGAGAGATGGCGAAGGGCACGTTCCAGCGCGAGTTCGCCGGTGCCTGGGGCACCAACATCGCCCAGGACGTGGGCATCACCTACTACGGACAGGTCAAGGAGAAGGGCGGGGGCGGCCGCGACGTGTCGGAGTACCCCTCGATCGAGGAGCTGTCCCAGAGCCTCGGCCAGGCGGACGCGATCACGTACTCCGTGCAGCCCGACGGCACGCCGAACGAGGCCGTCGCGTACGTGCTCGACTCCAAACTGTGGAAGAGCCTCCCCGCGGTCAAGGCGGGCAAGGTGTTCCCGATCCGCTACACGGAGGCGGCCACGTACGAATCCGCGCTCAAGACACTGGACGCCGTCGACCAGGCGCTCGCGCCGCTGCTCGGCTCATGAGCGGCGAGCGCCACGACCCGCGCGGCCGGGTCGCCGCCCACCACGCCACCGGAACCGGCATGGCCCGCATCGGCTACCCGATCGGCGTCCGCACCGTCCCGGTCGCCGCGCGCGAGCTGGTGACCCCGCGCATGCTCCGCCTCACCTTGGCGGGCCAGGGGCTCGACGGCTTCCACACCTACCAGGCCGACGACCACGTCAAGATCATTTTTCCCGATCCCGACGGCACGCGCCGGATCCCGGTGCCCAACGACGAGCAGATGCTCGACTGGCCCAAGCCGCTGCCCACGTCGCGGAAGTACACCGTGCGGCGCTACGACCCGGCGGCACGCGAGCTGGATCTGGACATCGTGCTGCACGAGGGCGGCGTCGCCGCGGCCTGGGCGGCCTCCGTCGCGGTCGGAGACGAGGTGACGATCGCCGGGCCGCCGGGGGCCAAGGCGTTCCCGCACACCTACGGGCACTACGTGTTCGCGGTCGACGCCACCGCGCTGCCCGCGGCGGCCCGGTGGCTGGAGGAGTCGCCGCCCGGAGTCTCCGCACACCTGGTGATCGAGACCGACGACGCCGTCGAGCACGGCTACCCGCTCGCGGACCGCGACGGCGTGGAGGTCGTCCGGCTCGTCCGCGAGGACGGACGATCTTCTCTCGCCGAGACCGTACAGGGCCTGCGACTGCCGGACGTCTCGTCGTTCCTGTTCGCGGCAGGAGAGGCGGGCGACATCAAGCCGCTGCGCTCATGGAGCACGGGGCGGCTCGACTCACTGTTCACCGGCTACTGGAAGCGTGGAGTCTCCGGGCTTGAAGATTGACCGTCCCGGGCCTGCCGCCGGGGAACCGGCTGTGGCGAGGAGGCGCCGGCCGGCCGTGCTGGTCGCGTCCGTGCTGCTGCTGTTCGTCGTGGTGGTCGCGAGCGTCTGCGTCGGCGCGCAGGCCATCGCGCCCGCCGAGGTCTGGCGGGCCCTCACCGGCGCCGCCGGCGGTGACGAGTACCTGATCGTGCGCGAAGTACGGCTGCCGCGCACCGTCCTGGGCGTCTGCGTCGGCGCCGCGCTCGGCACCGCCGGCACGCTGGTCCAGACGCTGACGCGCAACCCCCTCGCGGAGCCGGGCATTCTGGGCGTGAGCGCGGGGGCCGGCTTCGCGATCAACCTCGGCGGCCTGCTGGGCCTGGCCGGCGGGCAGGCGGCGCAACTCGCGCTGGCCTTCCTCGGCGCCGTGCTGGCCGCCGTCCTCGTCTACGCGCTCGGCTCGGCCTCGCCGCTGCAGCTGGTGCTCACCGGGGTGGCGCTCAGCGCCGTGCTCTCGGGCATCTCGCTCGGCCTGCGGCTCATGCTGCCGGACGTCTTCGACCGCTACCGGTTCTGGTCCATCGGGTCGCTGGCCGGACACGAGCAGGTCCCGCTCGCCCTGCCCGCCGCGACGATCGCCGTCGCGCTCGTCTGCGCCGCCGCGGTGACCAGGCCGCTGAACGCCCTGGTGCTGGGAGATGAGGTCGCGCAGGCGCTCGGCGGGCACGTGCTGCGTACTCGGCTGTCCGTGCTCGTGCTCGTGACCCTGCTCGCCGGGGCGGCCACCGCCGCGGCCGGGCCGATCGCGTTCCTGGGGCTCATGGTGCCGCACCTGGCCCGGCGGTCGGCCGGCGGGTCGATCCCGTGGCTGATGGCGTACACGATGGTGCTGGGCCCGGTGCTGCTGCTCGCCTCCGACATCGGGGCGCGCGTGCTGCTGCCGACCGGCGAGGTGCCCGTGGCCGTGGTGACCGCGTTCGTCGGCGCGCCCGTTCTCATCTGGGCGGTACGGCGGCGCGGGGCGGTGTCGCCGTGAGCCGTTCCTTCGTGGTGCGCGCGGGCGCGTACTCGGTCCGGGCCGGGCGCAGGACGCTCGCGGTGTCATTCGCCCTGCTGCTCGCGGCGCTGGGCCTGGCCGTGCTCGGCCTGTCCCTCGGCGGCTCGTGGTCGTCCCCGCAGGAGGTGCTGTCGGCGCTGGCCGGTCACGGCGACGCGGTCGTCGTCGTCCGGGAGTGGCGGCTGCCCCGGGTCGCCGCCGCTCTCGTGTTCGGGGCGGCACTGGGCCTGGCCGGCGCGATCTTCCAGAACCTGACGCGCAACGCACTCGGCAGCCCGGACATCGTCGGCCTCGACGCGGGCTCCTACACCGGCGCGCTGTTCGCGATCACTGTGCTGGGCGGTACATCCGCACAGCTCGCCGTGAGCTCCATCGCCGGCGGCCTGCTCACCGCCGGGGCCGTCTACGCCCTGTCGCTCAGGTCAGGACTGAGCGGACTGCGGCTGATCGTCGTCGGGATCGCCGCGAATGCCATGCTGACCGCGCTCAACTCCTGGATCGTCCTACGGGCCGAACTGGACGTGGCCCTCGCCGCGACCGGTTGGAGCGCGGGCTCGCTGAACGGCATCGACTGGGACGAACTGACCCTGCCCTTCATCGTCATCACCGCCCTGGCCCTGCTGCTCGTCACGCTCTCCCACGGTATGCACCAATCCGCGCTCGGCGACGAAGTCGCCCTCGCCTCGGGCGTGCGCCTGAACCGCCTGCGGCTGCTGCTCGTCCTGGCGGGCGTCGGCTGCACCGCCACGGTGACGGCGGTGGCGGGCCCCATCGTGTTCGTCTCCCTCGCCGCACCCCAGATCGGGCGGCTGCTGACGGGCGCGGCCGGCGTGGCCCTGGTGCCGGCCGCACTGTCGGGAGCGGTGCTTCTGCTGGCCGCCGACCTGACCGCGCAGCTCCTCCTGGCGCCGGTCGCGCTGCCGGTGGGCGTCGTGACGACGGTCATCGGCGGGTGCTACCTCATCGGCCTGCTCGTGAGGAGGACCTGGCGGAATGGGCGGGGATGAGCCAGGCTGCGGGAGAGCCCCGGCAGGATGCCGCGAAGCCGGGCCGCCGCCCGCGCACGAAAGCCGTCGTGCATCGGGGCGACGGCGGGTCACGACCTGCTCCTGCCCGGGCCGCGGCGGGTTGACGTGCGGGACGGGGCCCCGCGGGGCCCCGTCCGCAACGCGCACGTCACCGGAGAACCGATCGTGATGATCGGCTCGGCCGGTCAGTCGTCGTCCTGGCCGTCCTTCTCCTGGGCGTCGTCGGTGTCGGTGTCGGCCGCCTCGGAGGTGATCTTTCCGGTGGTCGCGTCGATGACGATCTCCCGCTCGGCCCCCTTGCCGTCGGCGACCTCGACCTCCCACGAGGCCGTGCCGCCCTCGGTCTCCAGGTCGGAGGAGACGATCCACCCTCCGCTCACCCGGGACAGCGCGGTCTGCTGCGCCTGCTCCGCCAGTACGGCGGGCTTGCGCGCGGTGCTCGTGCCGTCGCCGGTACCGGGGGTGGCGGTGGCCGTCGGGGAGACCGGGTCGGCCTCGTTCTGGTCGGCGAAGGCGACGCCGCCACCGGCCGCGAGCCCGGCGAGGGCGAGTCCGGCAAGGATGATCACTGGCTTGCGCATCAGCTGTTCTCCGTATCCGTGAGGAGCCGCGATTCCGGGGAATCCGCGATTACTCCTCGAGAGTGCCCGCCCGGGTGATAGCGAGATGCTGCAAGATTCCTAAGGAATGGTTAAGCCTGGCCGGGGCCGAGGTCGAGGATGACTTCGGCCCCTCCCGACGGCGGCGTGCGCACGTGCAGCCGGCCGTTCGCGTCCTCCGCCGTACGGCGTGCGATGTCGAGACCGAGCCCGGTGGAGGCCCCGCCGCTCGCCCCGCGGTCGACGAGTGCCGGATGAGCGAAACCGGGCCCCTGATCGGCGATCACCAGGCGGGCTCCGCCCTCGGGCCGGGCCGTCAGCTCGACG from Streptosporangium sp. NBC_01756 includes the following:
- a CDS encoding ester cyclase; its protein translation is MSEGSQTGDALTDAINDHTLEEIVRFYSPQAVFVAPGGIAEGHEQIAAYYEHLFDGFPDVRATLWRKITTGGVTMLEWTLTGTHLGPFLVPGGGTLDATGRGITVRGCSTTNMDGDLIVTHQFYFDQLELFAALGVRLNADVSEA
- a CDS encoding LysR family transcriptional regulator; this encodes MDLRQLEYFVAVAEEQNFTRAAERVHISQSGVSAQIRQLERELGAELFDRSARAATLTVAGKAALEHARAALAAAGAVSQAVGEVTDLIRGRLTVGMVIGCTVTPLFDALAAFHRAHPGVEISLVEDNSDRLVEGVRGGTIDLALIGTATATPAGLGALTIISERLVAAVPAGHPLAERPRVTLRDLVAYPIVCMPPGTGLRTVFDQACAAQGLQPVIAFQASAADAVADLAARGLAVAVLSDSMAASHRDRLTARVIDDVETPALLALVWKSTYGPAVRELLAHSRRAFR
- a CDS encoding SPW repeat protein, which produces MRERYERAGSSRPAQVTEGLTMLAGLYLAISPWVVGFNGLSRLSVSNLVTGVALAALATGFASAYGRTYGLSWIVPIIGIWTILAPWLTGSATRATIWNNVITGLVILLLGLAAMALAARKMPKLPGGHDSMPGRGDMSGRSDMPGRGDMPGRPDMPGRSDMPGRGDMPGRP
- a CDS encoding methylenetetrahydrofolate reductase, giving the protein MIEHRFEVICEVEPPTRPDLKHVRHQIGTLAKVSDAFLIPDNHIGRATVSSVAVAHEVEAMGGRSIACLNSRDRNLLGFRRDLLTAAAYGVDQFLFVYGDKPTSGGRTGELNVRAMIEEVRATARDAAFAGTRPFRVGTAAALRPLPTWKRAADFVFVQVSFSTEALLRWREATPLDAPVYAGVMVLASEAHARRLAAAIPDIDIPRDLVEKVRGDRNAGVEAACEQVLRIKESGAFAGVHLIPVARYREVAARLESMLG
- a CDS encoding DUF4253 domain-containing protein is translated as MVRIGSVGMGDCERGQLPPVLGLLFPDGGEGRTLTTALPPGDVVWPDPDYAGPTAGHRPAFWLSDEAVAGELWTELRGEHRRSGLWPVLLEDSVQPWSAGQIAPDAVAEIDNYHPAAFMAEVWADWTEKVHADQLELLDPFGPRCPGPAPSGELAADPGVVADWYAGMVAERRTPLGLVAAERGADALAVMGWQGALNHNEWMVPLAAVVRSWEDRFGVRVVGMGFNTLDLSVAAPPVTPEHALHVAAEHWTFCPDSVIYSAGTLVDYAEQIRGRNAWSFWWD
- a CDS encoding helix-turn-helix transcriptional regulator, whose protein sequence is MLLGGHLMSPRRQSVTVTEPTGSDPVWCEEYGYGLGRPDGILALKYRSAAVLEFGESRQDFLHQLYWSPDGMLSIRYGARTQFVGHREAFWVHRAVTHEVRAADRQTVYRLCLREVPSALGGLRAGAVSVDQEAARLIQAIARPAQEESEALAARGRIMAGLGATTAEFVGHHATGTGVALTVARELSHDPGDAARLDEWAERLHVSVKTLQRDFEREFGMPYSRLRTKLRLSTSRVLLETQPVAEVARRVGYSSPSAFITAFTKEYGCTPGRYTLRES
- a CDS encoding YybH family protein — translated: MPEYEKAMRPEDITRLFVERSNAGDAAGVAALYEQDAVLAYPPGGQTVGREAIRVLWEKVLANRPRFEQEQPLPTLVSGDIALTSTPPKDGTGARAQVVRRQPDGSWLRLLDQPEFVPPAP
- a CDS encoding DUF4142 domain-containing protein, which translates into the protein MTPPTPPAAITAASVAALALMSGSPVSATAPTPAPKPTSTSSDGHRVAEQDMKYLIQAHQSNLAEIAAGRSAQSKGKSKEVRSAGALLAADHTKLDSGLQQVAQRLKATLPTQPTARQQAKSKELAALSGAEFDRAWTKWMIYSHRTALVATRKEIDKGSVPQVKAFAKAAEPIFQADLNRLLAVQKTVGALRRDRPETILRISLPSATR
- a CDS encoding alpha/beta fold hydrolase → MATFVFIPGMCHGGWTYEPLTEQLRAHGHRVYPLTLTGLSERGHLLNAGVNLETHVQDVVGVLVAEEIEDAVLVGHSYGGMVITGTADRVPERVASLVYLDSVVPQHGDSFWTLVSDQERKWFMDVTETGHSVRPLPFFDSRATPHPLASLLQPIRLTGDLARFRSRDYVYAAGWDGESPFTSIYQRLRDDPQWTAHALDSRHNLMRDAPDDLLKILLGIVQPG